In the genome of Saccharomonospora viridis DSM 43017, one region contains:
- a CDS encoding acyl-CoA synthetase, translating to MSVLFPPLNTARSEPALRFGDRFLTYGELRDVAGALAHRLRKLPGKSPRVAVWATPSPETAVATVAALLAGIPAVPINPKIGERELTHIVSDSAPALVLAEPGATLPSGLDTVRREDVTLEGTAASLPEEPDEESPALIIYTSGTTGPPKGVVLPRRAIASTMDALADAWQWTADDVLVHGLPLFHVHGLILGTLGPLRLGGSVRHVGRFSPEAIAAELATGATMMFGVPTMYHRLADEVERDPKLADALRGARLLVSGSAALPVHDHERITAATGQRIVERYGMTETLMNTSVRADGERRPGTVGLPLRGVELRLVDEKGDPIEVWDGETVGEIEVRGPNLFTEYLNRPDATAEAFHDGWFRTGDMAVRDPDGYVRIVGRKATDLIKSGGYKIGAGEIENALLEHPGVAEVAVTGEPDSDLGERIVAWVVPRGTPPSERELADHVARLLTPHKRPRVVRYLDALPRNDMGKVMKRALHG from the coding sequence GTGAGTGTGCTCTTCCCCCCATTGAACACAGCACGTTCCGAACCCGCCCTACGGTTCGGTGACCGCTTCCTGACCTACGGTGAACTCCGTGACGTCGCGGGCGCTTTGGCCCACCGGCTACGGAAACTACCGGGTAAGTCGCCGCGGGTAGCCGTGTGGGCCACACCGAGTCCGGAGACCGCTGTGGCCACGGTCGCGGCCCTACTGGCCGGGATTCCCGCCGTGCCGATCAACCCCAAGATCGGGGAACGGGAGTTGACGCACATCGTCTCCGACAGCGCACCCGCCCTCGTGCTCGCCGAACCCGGTGCCACACTGCCGTCCGGCCTGGACACCGTGCGTCGCGAGGACGTCACACTCGAGGGGACGGCCGCGTCCCTGCCGGAAGAGCCGGACGAGGAATCGCCGGCGCTGATCATCTACACCTCCGGCACCACCGGCCCGCCGAAGGGGGTGGTACTGCCCCGGCGGGCCATCGCCAGCACGATGGACGCCCTTGCCGACGCCTGGCAGTGGACGGCCGACGACGTGCTCGTCCACGGCCTGCCCCTGTTCCACGTGCACGGACTGATCCTCGGCACCCTCGGGCCGCTGCGCCTGGGCGGCAGCGTGCGCCACGTCGGCCGGTTCTCCCCCGAGGCCATCGCGGCGGAACTGGCCACCGGCGCCACGATGATGTTCGGCGTCCCCACGATGTATCACCGGCTCGCCGACGAGGTGGAACGCGATCCGAAACTCGCGGACGCCCTGCGTGGGGCGCGGCTGTTGGTGTCGGGGTCGGCGGCGCTGCCCGTGCACGACCACGAACGCATCACCGCCGCGACCGGGCAACGCATCGTCGAACGCTACGGCATGACCGAGACCCTCATGAACACCAGCGTCCGCGCCGACGGCGAGCGCAGGCCGGGCACCGTGGGCCTGCCGTTGCGTGGCGTCGAGCTGCGGCTCGTGGACGAGAAGGGCGATCCCATCGAGGTGTGGGACGGCGAGACCGTCGGTGAGATCGAGGTGCGGGGCCCGAACCTGTTCACCGAGTACCTGAACCGGCCGGACGCCACGGCGGAGGCGTTCCACGATGGGTGGTTCCGCACCGGCGACATGGCGGTTCGCGATCCGGACGGGTATGTGCGGATCGTGGGACGCAAGGCGACGGATCTCATCAAAAGCGGCGGTTACAAGATCGGTGCCGGGGAGATCGAGAACGCGTTGCTGGAGCACCCGGGGGTCGCCGAGGTGGCGGTCACGGGTGAACCGGACAGTGATCTCGGCGAGCGCATCGTGGCGTGGGTGGTCCCGCGCGGCACTCCGCCGAGCGAGCGCGAACTGGCCGATCACGTCGCGCGTCTGCTCACGCCGCACAAACGCCCCCGAGTGGTGCGTTACCTCGACGCGCTTCCCCGCAACGACATGGGCAAAGTCATGAAACGGGCGCTCCATGGCTGA
- a CDS encoding carboxyl transferase domain-containing protein, with amino-acid sequence MAETVRDLLASLTSEFTELPDDIGDSTVDGPIGWRGYGDARAAAADRTGERESVVCGVGTVDGTTAVFIAFEFGFLGGSIGESTGRRIDSAFHHARSARLPVVSLIATGGSRMQEGMRALVQLQRLARAAALTRQAGLPQIAVLYGPTTGGGWATLGAGADVVLALPEVQVGFAGSRVRPPGDPHAYTAEAHVEAGQVDQIVDRPRLRETLGRWLRLLTNPAAHAPSPPRALGEDLALPETGWAAVTRARAAERPRADAYVDDYFDWRERIQGDRCGGTDDGVECGFGWRDDGCVAYAAQRGTATLPAGFRTAARLVRLADRLGIPVLTLVDTPGAANDGAAERAGIGPAIAELFEALASARVPVTTLLIGEGGSGGALAFAASDRMWATPDSYFSVTSPEAAASILKRPDEAIPTIADQLRLRPQDLVELGVARGIVGR; translated from the coding sequence ATGGCTGAAACGGTCCGCGACCTTCTTGCCTCGCTCACGAGCGAGTTCACCGAACTTCCAGACGACATCGGTGACTCCACTGTAGACGGTCCGATCGGTTGGCGCGGCTACGGCGACGCTCGCGCGGCCGCCGCCGATCGGACCGGTGAGCGCGAGTCGGTGGTGTGCGGTGTGGGCACGGTCGACGGCACCACGGCGGTGTTCATCGCCTTCGAGTTCGGTTTCCTGGGCGGTTCCATCGGCGAGTCCACCGGGCGCCGAATCGACTCGGCGTTCCACCACGCCCGGTCCGCTCGCCTGCCGGTGGTGTCACTGATCGCCACCGGCGGCAGCCGCATGCAGGAGGGTATGCGAGCCCTCGTGCAACTCCAACGCCTGGCCCGCGCGGCGGCACTCACCCGACAGGCCGGGCTGCCGCAGATCGCGGTGCTGTACGGGCCCACCACCGGTGGGGGGTGGGCGACCTTGGGCGCCGGGGCCGACGTGGTACTCGCCTTGCCCGAGGTGCAGGTCGGATTCGCCGGTTCCCGGGTACGACCTCCCGGCGATCCCCACGCCTACACGGCGGAGGCACACGTCGAGGCCGGTCAGGTCGACCAGATCGTGGACCGGCCCCGACTGCGGGAGACCCTGGGACGATGGCTGCGGCTGTTGACGAACCCGGCGGCCCACGCTCCTTCCCCGCCACGGGCGCTCGGCGAGGACCTCGCTCTGCCCGAGACAGGGTGGGCAGCGGTCACGCGGGCACGCGCCGCCGAACGTCCCCGCGCCGATGCGTATGTGGACGACTACTTCGACTGGCGCGAACGGATCCAAGGTGACCGTTGCGGTGGGACGGACGACGGTGTGGAGTGTGGCTTCGGTTGGCGGGACGACGGATGCGTGGCCTACGCCGCGCAGCGGGGCACCGCCACCCTGCCGGCGGGATTCCGCACAGCCGCGCGGTTGGTGCGTTTGGCCGATCGGCTCGGCATCCCCGTACTGACGTTGGTGGACACTCCCGGTGCCGCCAACGACGGTGCCGCCGAACGCGCCGGTATCGGACCGGCGATCGCCGAACTGTTCGAGGCACTGGCCTCGGCGCGAGTGCCCGTGACGACATTGTTGATCGGAGAAGGGGGTTCGGGAGGAGCACTCGCCTTCGCGGCCTCCGATCGGATGTGGGCGACCCCGGATAGTTACTTTTCGGTCACATCTCCGGAAGCCGCGGCGTCCATTCTGAAACGACCCGACGAAGCGATCCCCACCATCGCTGACCAGCTACGCCTGAGACCACAGGACCTTGTGGAACTCGGCGTCGCACGGGGTATCGTCGGCCGCTGA
- a CDS encoding alanine/glycine:cation symporter family protein, producing MDALMDTVSEINDVFWTYIVIPLLVLLSLYFTVRMGGVQFRMIPEMIRDLRSKPERAPDGKRAISSFQAFSISAAARIGTGNVAGVALAIAIGGPGAVLWMWIMAIAVSSLAFAESTLAQLFKVKDRTGYRGGPAYYMQHGLNARWMGVVFAVVIIFTFSFSFTMVQANSITEVVSNSITTASGDDEAAGWLAPTVGLALVALTAAVVFGGVRRIATVAERIVPFMALVYLLLGLVIVGMNLERVPGVFADIIGSAFGFEQIGGAAVGTAIMQGVRRGLFSNEAGMGSAPNAGATAAVSHPVKQGLAQAFGVYVDTLIVCSVTAFIILVSDPTYGEAAGAALTQNSLEANLGSWSLHLLTFIVFLLAFTSVLANFYYGEANLRFLTRDERAVPVFRVVVLGMLFLGAVSSLDLVWGIADVTMGVMAVVNLLAVAPLAALVVRLLKDYQQQRRAGLEPVFTRDQMPDVRGVQCWEADRETAPERS from the coding sequence ATGGACGCGCTGATGGACACCGTCAGCGAGATAAACGACGTATTTTGGACATACATCGTCATTCCGCTGTTGGTGTTACTCAGCTTGTACTTCACGGTACGCATGGGTGGCGTGCAATTCCGGATGATCCCCGAGATGATCCGGGATTTGCGGAGCAAACCGGAACGCGCTCCCGACGGCAAACGGGCCATTTCGTCTTTCCAGGCGTTCTCCATCTCGGCAGCCGCTCGTATCGGCACCGGAAACGTCGCGGGTGTGGCTCTTGCGATCGCCATCGGCGGACCCGGTGCCGTACTGTGGATGTGGATCATGGCGATCGCCGTCAGTTCCCTGGCGTTCGCCGAATCCACGCTCGCACAGCTGTTCAAGGTCAAGGACCGCACGGGCTACCGCGGGGGACCCGCCTATTACATGCAGCACGGCTTGAACGCCCGCTGGATGGGCGTGGTGTTCGCGGTCGTCATCATCTTCACGTTCAGCTTCAGTTTCACCATGGTCCAGGCCAACAGCATCACCGAGGTCGTCTCGAACTCGATCACCACGGCCAGCGGTGACGACGAGGCCGCGGGCTGGTTGGCCCCGACCGTCGGTCTGGCCCTGGTCGCACTGACGGCCGCCGTAGTGTTCGGCGGCGTGCGGCGCATCGCGACGGTGGCGGAGCGGATCGTCCCCTTCATGGCGCTGGTCTACCTGCTGCTGGGGTTGGTCATCGTCGGCATGAACCTGGAGAGGGTGCCCGGTGTGTTCGCCGACATCATCGGTTCGGCGTTCGGTTTCGAACAGATCGGCGGCGCCGCGGTGGGAACCGCGATCATGCAGGGAGTCCGGCGAGGACTGTTCTCCAACGAGGCGGGGATGGGGTCCGCGCCCAACGCGGGCGCGACGGCCGCCGTGAGCCATCCGGTCAAGCAGGGATTGGCGCAGGCGTTCGGGGTCTACGTCGACACACTGATCGTGTGCTCCGTGACGGCGTTCATCATCCTCGTCTCGGATCCGACCTACGGCGAGGCCGCCGGCGCGGCGTTGACACAGAATTCCTTGGAGGCCAATCTCGGTTCCTGGTCGCTGCACCTGCTGACGTTCATCGTGTTCCTGCTCGCCTTCACCTCGGTGCTGGCCAACTTCTACTACGGCGAGGCCAATCTGCGGTTCCTCACCCGTGACGAGCGGGCGGTGCCGGTGTTCCGGGTCGTGGTGCTGGGCATGCTGTTCCTGGGCGCGGTGAGTTCTCTGGACCTGGTGTGGGGCATCGCCGACGTCACCATGGGCGTGATGGCGGTGGTGAACCTGCTCGCCGTCGCACCGCTCGCAGCGCTGGTCGTGCGGTTGCTCAAGGATTATCAACAGCAACGCCGCGCCGGCTTGGAACCGGTGTTCACCCGCGACCAGATGCCCGACGTGCGGGGCGTGCAGTGTTGGGAGGCCGACCGGGAAACCGCGCCCGAACGTTCCTGA
- a CDS encoding GNAT family N-acetyltransferase, which yields MERVLVTERMTLRRFTSADAEDLVALHGDADVMRFVDTGRPVPADVVRHETLPRLLAEYDRLDGLGVFAAQHNDHGAFLGWFEFRPPRADALDDVELGYRLHRRYWGQGLATEGAKALIEWGFTERGVRRVFATAMTVNHASRRVLEKVGLRYVRTFFEDWPDPIDGTEHGDMEYALTRTEWVAA from the coding sequence ATGGAACGGGTGCTGGTCACCGAACGCATGACGCTGCGCCGGTTCACCTCCGCCGATGCGGAAGACCTCGTCGCGCTCCACGGCGACGCGGACGTGATGCGATTCGTCGACACCGGTAGACCCGTGCCCGCCGATGTGGTGCGACACGAGACGCTGCCCAGGCTGTTGGCGGAGTACGACCGTCTCGACGGATTGGGTGTATTCGCCGCCCAGCACAACGACCACGGGGCATTCCTCGGCTGGTTCGAGTTCCGTCCGCCACGGGCCGACGCGCTCGACGACGTGGAACTCGGTTATCGCCTGCACCGCCGGTACTGGGGGCAAGGTCTGGCCACCGAGGGAGCGAAGGCACTGATCGAATGGGGCTTCACCGAACGCGGTGTTCGCCGTGTGTTCGCCACGGCCATGACGGTGAACCACGCCTCTCGACGAGTGCTCGAAAAGGTCGGGCTGCGCTATGTGCGCACATTCTTCGAGGACTGGCCCGACCCCATCGACGGGACGGAGCACGGGGACATGGAGTACGCACTGACCCGCACGGAGTGGGTGGCCGCCTGA
- a CDS encoding DUF488 domain-containing protein yields the protein MAKQAKRVTYRRIYDDPTPSDGTRVLVDRIWPRGLKKENAHYDEWLREVAPSTELRTWYGHDPKKFAEFRRRYLTELGDSEHAARLREIAERGNVTLLTASRDIEHSQAAVLAEWLSGSTD from the coding sequence ATGGCTAAACAGGCCAAACGCGTCACGTATCGCCGGATCTACGACGATCCCACTCCCTCGGACGGCACCCGGGTGCTGGTCGACCGGATCTGGCCGCGCGGTCTGAAGAAGGAGAACGCACATTACGACGAGTGGCTCCGCGAGGTCGCTCCCTCCACCGAACTGCGCACGTGGTACGGCCACGACCCGAAGAAGTTCGCCGAATTCCGGCGACGCTATCTCACTGAACTGGGCGACTCGGAACACGCCGCACGGCTGCGGGAGATCGCCGAGCGCGGCAACGTGACCCTGCTGACCGCCAGTCGCGACATCGAGCACAGTCAGGCCGCCGTCCTCGCGGAATGGCTGAGCGGGTCCACCGACTGA
- a CDS encoding cupin domain-containing protein: protein MQKFSLEALARNHLERAAEANAGRSASTVYGGHEHVLRQTVIALTAGATLTEHENPGEATLIVLRGRVRLRSGEDEWDGRTGDLIVIPQARHSLEALEDSAVVLTVAKR, encoded by the coding sequence ATGCAGAAATTCTCGTTGGAGGCACTCGCCAGGAACCACTTGGAGCGTGCGGCCGAGGCCAACGCGGGTCGGAGCGCGAGCACCGTCTACGGAGGCCACGAACACGTCCTTCGACAGACGGTCATCGCGTTGACCGCCGGAGCCACCTTGACCGAACACGAGAATCCCGGTGAGGCGACGTTGATCGTGCTGCGCGGACGCGTGCGGCTGCGCTCCGGAGAGGACGAGTGGGACGGGCGGACGGGCGATCTCATCGTGATACCCCAGGCCCGCCACAGCCTCGAGGCGTTGGAGGACAGCGCCGTCGTCCTCACGGTCGCGAAGAGGTAA
- a CDS encoding DUF421 domain-containing protein, with product MADWAGMFRLETPILELVIRGVVVYLLLLLLIRVVGQREAGGLGITDVLIIVLLAQAVGGGLTGDSESITDAAVLVTTILLCSVVVDAAAYRLSWFSVLTKARPRVLIREGELNHRVLRREFMTIEEVRSQLRLHGIEDIREVRCAYLEPNGMISVLPARGDIQDTPPVPPRG from the coding sequence ATGGCTGATTGGGCGGGCATGTTCCGGTTGGAGACGCCGATCCTCGAACTCGTGATCCGAGGGGTCGTCGTCTATCTGCTGTTGCTGTTGCTGATCCGTGTCGTCGGGCAGCGGGAGGCCGGTGGGCTCGGAATCACCGATGTGCTGATCATCGTGCTGCTCGCGCAGGCCGTCGGGGGTGGACTCACCGGCGACTCCGAGAGCATCACCGACGCCGCCGTGCTCGTCACGACCATTCTGTTGTGCAGCGTGGTCGTGGACGCCGCCGCGTATCGGCTCTCCTGGTTCTCGGTGCTGACCAAGGCCCGGCCCCGGGTGTTGATTCGGGAGGGTGAACTCAACCACAGAGTGCTGCGACGGGAGTTCATGACCATCGAGGAGGTGCGCAGCCAGTTGCGGCTCCACGGCATCGAGGACATCCGCGAGGTGAGGTGCGCGTACCTGGAACCCAACGGCATGATCAGCGTTCTGCCCGCGCGAGGGGACATCCAGGACACGCCGCCCGTGCCCCCGCGTGGCTGA
- a CDS encoding MFS transporter, with the protein MSTVGSGPSPATDARQRRREQWGWYFFDWANSTFYTSVITVFGALYMSSVAAQDAKAHPERNGPTPCVDEHGVDNNLVNCDVSLFGLTFPAGSLWGYLLAVSTVVQVLILPITGAIADRSQHKKRILGSFAFLGAAASALLFFVAGDRWELGVALYILGNIGYGVSVVVYYSFLPEIATPDERDEVSSRGWAFGYLGGGVALAAQLAFYLSRDALGVSEELAVRICYLSSGVWWALFTLVALRRLRERQAPHGRESGLSLVKAGFTELGETLRAAKAFPLTLAFLGAYLVFTDGISTVVSVSAQYGSEELKFGNEVLIATILVIQFVAYAGGMLHGLVARRWGAKKTILASLAVWMIVITSAYFIEAGQQFQFYAVAAGIGLVLGGTNALSRSLFSQMIPPGKEAQYYSLYEIGERGTSWLGPLVFAAVGQATGSFRYSILALLVFFVVGFVLVALIPVRRAIAAVGNPEPSVL; encoded by the coding sequence ATGAGCACCGTTGGCAGTGGCCCCTCGCCCGCGACCGACGCCCGTCAGCGCAGGCGAGAACAGTGGGGCTGGTACTTCTTCGACTGGGCGAACTCGACGTTCTACACGTCAGTGATCACCGTGTTCGGGGCGCTGTACATGAGTTCAGTGGCCGCGCAGGACGCGAAGGCCCACCCGGAGCGCAACGGCCCGACACCGTGCGTGGACGAGCACGGCGTCGACAACAACCTGGTGAACTGCGACGTCAGCCTGTTCGGACTGACCTTTCCCGCCGGATCGCTGTGGGGCTACCTGCTGGCGGTCTCGACGGTGGTCCAGGTGCTGATCCTGCCGATCACCGGCGCGATCGCCGACCGCAGTCAGCACAAGAAGCGCATCCTGGGTTCCTTCGCGTTCCTGGGAGCGGCGGCCTCGGCGCTGTTGTTCTTCGTCGCCGGTGATCGCTGGGAGCTCGGCGTGGCGCTGTACATCCTGGGCAACATCGGTTACGGCGTGTCCGTCGTGGTCTACTACTCGTTCCTGCCGGAGATCGCGACACCGGACGAACGCGACGAGGTCTCCTCGCGGGGGTGGGCGTTCGGGTACCTCGGCGGTGGTGTGGCGCTGGCGGCGCAGCTGGCGTTCTACCTGAGCCGGGACGCCCTCGGCGTGAGTGAGGAACTGGCGGTGCGGATCTGCTACCTGAGCTCGGGGGTGTGGTGGGCGCTGTTCACGTTGGTCGCTTTGCGACGGTTGCGGGAACGACAGGCGCCGCACGGCCGCGAGTCCGGGCTGTCGCTGGTGAAGGCGGGATTCACAGAGCTGGGGGAAACGCTGCGGGCGGCGAAGGCGTTCCCGTTGACGTTGGCGTTCCTGGGTGCCTACCTGGTGTTCACCGACGGGATCTCGACGGTGGTGTCGGTCTCGGCGCAGTACGGCTCGGAGGAGTTGAAGTTCGGCAACGAGGTGCTGATCGCGACGATCCTGGTGATCCAGTTCGTGGCGTACGCGGGTGGCATGCTGCACGGGCTGGTGGCCCGACGGTGGGGTGCGAAGAAGACCATCCTGGCGAGCCTGGCGGTGTGGATGATCGTGATCACATCGGCGTACTTCATCGAGGCGGGCCAGCAGTTCCAGTTCTACGCCGTGGCGGCGGGGATCGGACTGGTGCTGGGTGGGACGAACGCCCTGTCGCGGTCGCTGTTCAGCCAGATGATCCCGCCGGGCAAGGAAGCGCAGTACTACTCGCTGTACGAGATCGGTGAACGGGGTACGTCCTGGCTGGGGCCGCTGGTGTTCGCGGCGGTGGGGCAGGCCACCGGGTCGTTCCGGTACTCCATCCTCGCGTTGCTGGTGTTCTTCGTGGTCGGATTCGTCCTGGTGGCGCTGATCCCGGTGCGGCGCGCGATCGCGGCCGTGGGCAATCCGGAGCCGTCGGTGCTGTAG
- a CDS encoding thymidine kinase, with translation MTLHDDHTDPTDALSPVPGTVRRRELPMTGKVKFSYGPMDCGKSTLALQIDHNLARQGRQGLLLVRHDRSGNAQITSRIGITRQALEVEADTDVRAVVRQAWERGKHVDYLIVDEAQFLSPEQVEQLAELADESCIDVYCFGIATDFRSVLFPGAQRLFELADELQPVQVEVLCWCGRPGRFNARVADGVVLRTGDTVFVADTVPNPDSGSTGEVNSGPTRSSTELATVRYQVLCRRHFRLGEVGPDASGQGQLQLA, from the coding sequence GTGACCCTGCATGACGACCACACCGACCCGACCGATGCCCTCTCCCCCGTTCCGGGCACCGTGCGGCGACGAGAGCTGCCGATGACGGGCAAAGTGAAGTTCTCCTACGGTCCGATGGACTGTGGCAAGTCGACGTTGGCATTGCAGATCGACCACAACCTGGCTCGTCAAGGCAGACAGGGGTTGCTGTTGGTCCGGCACGACCGGTCGGGCAACGCTCAGATCACCAGCCGGATCGGTATCACACGGCAGGCCCTGGAAGTGGAAGCCGACACCGATGTGCGGGCGGTGGTGCGGCAGGCGTGGGAGCGAGGTAAACACGTCGACTACCTGATCGTCGACGAGGCCCAGTTCCTGTCCCCGGAGCAGGTCGAGCAGCTGGCGGAGCTCGCGGACGAGTCGTGTATCGACGTGTACTGCTTCGGGATCGCGACGGATTTCCGCAGCGTGCTGTTCCCCGGGGCCCAAAGACTGTTCGAGTTGGCCGACGAGCTCCAACCGGTACAGGTCGAGGTGCTGTGTTGGTGCGGCAGACCGGGACGGTTCAACGCGCGGGTGGCCGACGGTGTCGTTCTCCGCACCGGGGACACGGTGTTCGTCGCCGATACGGTGCCCAACCCCGACTCGGGGTCAACCGGTGAGGTGAACTCGGGGCCGACACGCTCGTCGACGGAGTTAGCTACGGTCCGTTACCAGGTACTTTGTCGTCGGCACTTCCGTTTGGGCGAAGTGGGGCCGGATGCCTCCGGTCAAGGACAGTTGCAGTTGGCTTGA
- a CDS encoding RNA polymerase-binding protein RbpA, whose amino-acid sequence MADRVLRGSRLGAISYETDRNHDLAPRRTVRYQCPKNHEFEVPFSNDAEIPATWECRLHGSESKLVDGGAPEPKETKPPRTHWDMLLERRSIPELEELLNERLAELRSRRGRSE is encoded by the coding sequence ATGGCCGACCGTGTTCTTCGTGGAAGCCGGTTGGGTGCGATCAGTTACGAGACTGACCGCAATCACGACCTAGCACCCCGACGTACCGTGCGCTACCAGTGCCCGAAGAACCACGAGTTCGAGGTGCCGTTCTCCAACGACGCGGAGATTCCCGCCACGTGGGAATGCCGCCTGCACGGCAGCGAGTCCAAACTCGTCGACGGCGGGGCACCTGAGCCCAAGGAGACGAAGCCGCCCCGCACCCACTGGGACATGCTGCTGGAACGGCGGTCGATCCCGGAGTTGGAGGAGTTGCTCAACGAGCGGCTCGCCGAGTTGCGCAGCCGTCGGGGACGTTCCGAGTAG
- a CDS encoding polyprenol monophosphomannose synthase: protein MAEGTQHTDDIDPVLVIIPTYNERDNLPPLVRRLHTVLPQVHVLVVDDGSPDGTGEVADKLAADDDRIHVLHRTEKAGLGAAYIAGFRWALERDYATVVEMDADGSHAPEDLPRVLDALSDADLVIGSRYVPGGALVNWPLHRQLLSRMANLYSKIALGVPVSDITAGFRAYRRGVLETLPLGAIASQGYCFQIDLTWRTDEEGFRILEVPITFTERELGQSKMSGAIIGEALVKVAQWGLHRRTEQARSLLGTLLRRVRR, encoded by the coding sequence ATGGCGGAGGGGACACAGCACACGGATGACATCGACCCGGTGCTGGTGATCATCCCAACCTACAACGAGCGGGACAATCTCCCACCGCTCGTACGTAGGCTGCACACGGTGCTGCCGCAGGTCCACGTACTCGTGGTCGACGACGGCAGCCCTGACGGTACCGGTGAGGTAGCGGACAAACTCGCGGCCGACGACGACCGCATCCACGTCCTCCACCGCACGGAGAAGGCCGGACTCGGCGCCGCTTACATCGCCGGATTCCGTTGGGCGCTCGAGCGTGACTACGCCACCGTGGTCGAGATGGACGCGGACGGCTCCCACGCGCCCGAGGACCTGCCGCGGGTGCTCGACGCGCTCAGCGACGCCGACCTCGTCATCGGCTCCCGGTATGTGCCCGGCGGTGCGCTCGTCAACTGGCCGCTGCACCGGCAGCTGCTGTCCCGCATGGCGAATTTGTACTCCAAGATCGCGCTCGGCGTGCCCGTTTCCGACATCACGGCCGGATTCCGGGCGTATCGCCGGGGCGTCCTGGAGACCCTGCCCTTGGGCGCCATCGCCTCGCAGGGCTATTGCTTCCAGATCGATCTCACCTGGCGTACCGACGAGGAGGGCTTCCGCATCCTGGAGGTGCCCATCACCTTCACCGAACGGGAGCTCGGCCAGTCCAAGATGAGCGGCGCCATCATCGGCGAAGCCCTCGTCAAGGTCGCGCAGTGGGGACTGCACCGCCGGACCGAACAAGCGCGTTCCCTGCTCGGGACCCTGCTGCGGCGAGTACGGCGCTGA